The following proteins are encoded in a genomic region of Iodidimonas sp. SYSU 1G8:
- a CDS encoding sensor histidine kinase — translation MILLFQRHVERGIAEELKRDGVQLIAGLQVGPDGSPRLQRQPTDPRFSKPLSGLYWQVTGARTLRSRSLWDQLLPTAHEAPAAEWRLRKIEGPFERPVLVLERRVQIGKSVPLLVQLAHDDTAVRHARAEFARELAVFMALLWTVLLAAAWLQVRLGLRPFRRVREELAALRRHPSARMGGQYPSEVRQLTDAINDLASARESDLKRARQRAADLAHALKTPLAALAAQSRRIRGAGNTEAADGLDRVIGAAGAAVEAELARARAAASRLAPQAADAFPLAVAERIAAVLERTEKGMRTDCELDIPEGLRISVPAEDLSEILGTLLENAVKFARRRVLATGGTADGKTWLCIEDDGPGIAETRQAEALTRGGRLDEVGGGHGLGLAIARELTEATGGSLALDISPLGGLRVTLRW, via the coding sequence ATGATCCTGTTGTTTCAGCGCCACGTCGAACGCGGTATCGCCGAGGAACTCAAGCGCGATGGCGTGCAATTGATCGCGGGTCTTCAGGTCGGTCCTGACGGCTCGCCACGGCTCCAGCGTCAGCCGACCGACCCTCGGTTCTCCAAGCCCTTGAGCGGCCTGTATTGGCAGGTAACCGGTGCAAGAACATTGCGTTCGCGCTCACTTTGGGATCAGCTTTTGCCTACCGCGCACGAGGCGCCCGCCGCGGAATGGCGGCTCCGTAAGATCGAAGGACCGTTCGAGAGACCGGTGCTGGTACTGGAGCGAAGGGTACAGATCGGCAAAAGCGTGCCTCTGCTGGTTCAGCTCGCGCATGACGATACCGCCGTCCGTCACGCGCGCGCCGAGTTTGCGCGGGAGCTGGCGGTGTTCATGGCGCTGCTGTGGACGGTCTTGCTGGCGGCTGCCTGGCTGCAGGTGCGCCTTGGACTGCGGCCGTTCCGGCGGGTGCGCGAGGAACTGGCCGCGTTACGCCGCCATCCGTCGGCTCGGATGGGCGGTCAGTATCCCTCGGAGGTCCGCCAGCTGACCGACGCCATCAACGACCTGGCATCGGCGCGCGAGAGCGACCTGAAACGGGCCCGCCAACGCGCCGCCGATCTTGCCCACGCGCTGAAAACGCCGCTGGCGGCGCTCGCGGCGCAGAGCCGCCGGATTCGCGGCGCAGGAAATACCGAGGCCGCGGACGGACTCGACCGTGTCATTGGCGCGGCCGGTGCGGCGGTGGAGGCGGAACTCGCCCGCGCCCGTGCCGCGGCGTCCCGGCTGGCGCCGCAGGCCGCAGATGCATTCCCGCTGGCCGTTGCCGAACGGATCGCTGCCGTTCTGGAGCGCACGGAAAAGGGCATGCGGACAGACTGCGAACTCGACATCCCAGAAGGCCTGCGGATTTCTGTTCCCGCCGAGGATCTGAGCGAGATACTGGGAACACTGTTGGAGAACGCCGTGAAGTTCGCGCGGCGGCGCGTGCTTGCGACGGGCGGGACAGCGGATGGCAAGACTTGGCTGTGCATCGAGGATGACGGGCCGGGCATCGCCGAGACCCGCCAGGCCGAGGCGCTGACCCGTGGCGGCAGGCTGGATGAAGTCGGTGGTGGTCATGGACTGGGTCTTGCCATCGCCCGCGAGCTTACCGAGGCGACGGGCGGTTCGCTGGCGCTCGACATCTCGCCGCTTGGCGGTTTGCGGGTGACCCTGCGCTGGTGA
- a CDS encoding GFA family protein — MKIEGGCYCGGLRYAAEGEPVLKAQCHCRECQYISGGSPNVIVGMPLDGFAYTKGEPKQFSRSDIPRPVTREFCPECGTHILTRAKGFPGVILKVGTFDDPSLFGGPDMAIFTIDKQAFHTIPEGLPAFERFPG; from the coding sequence ATGAAGATCGAAGGCGGATGCTATTGCGGCGGGCTGCGCTATGCGGCCGAGGGTGAGCCCGTGCTGAAGGCTCAGTGCCATTGCCGCGAATGCCAGTATATCTCGGGCGGATCACCCAATGTGATCGTCGGCATGCCCCTTGATGGCTTTGCTTACACCAAGGGTGAGCCCAAGCAATTCTCTCGCTCCGATATCCCGCGCCCCGTGACACGCGAGTTCTGCCCGGAGTGCGGCACCCATATCCTGACCCGCGCCAAGGGCTTTCCGGGCGTGATCCTGAAGGTCGGCACATTTGATGATCCGTCGCTGTTCGGCGGGCCTGACATGGCGATCTTCACCATCGACAAACAGGCCTTCCACACGATTCCCGAAGGACTGCCCGCCTTCGAGCGCTTCCCCGGCTAG
- a CDS encoding S1/P1 nuclease, producing MRAISFRLPTLALAAAVLWSGPVAAWERDGHRIIALIAAPYLTPAAKTQVQELLGGDPVATMMSAAGWADEIVANRPETKSWHYAPVPVDQPAYDPARDCPDGNCVVAQTERAYLTLADKTQPKAARADALKFLIHLVGDIHQPLNCGDNGTNRGNDIKATVDGKDTTLYALWETAIVPVMGSDPTALATRFRKNITLQLRKSWFTGSVRDWCWESAQVAKTGAYDDLRGAATDNGRIIISGDYPYEKANIASTQMKKAGVRLSGLINQALK from the coding sequence ATGCGCGCCATATCCTTCCGCCTTCCCACACTCGCCCTTGCCGCGGCGGTTCTCTGGTCCGGGCCAGTCGCGGCCTGGGAACGCGACGGCCATCGGATCATCGCCCTGATCGCCGCTCCTTACCTGACGCCGGCGGCCAAGACACAGGTGCAGGAGCTGTTGGGAGGCGACCCCGTCGCGACCATGATGTCGGCGGCCGGCTGGGCGGACGAAATTGTCGCCAACCGTCCTGAAACCAAGAGTTGGCATTACGCCCCGGTTCCCGTCGACCAGCCCGCCTACGATCCGGCCCGCGACTGTCCGGATGGAAACTGCGTCGTGGCCCAGACGGAGCGGGCTTACCTGACCCTGGCCGACAAGACCCAGCCGAAGGCGGCCCGCGCGGACGCCCTGAAATTCCTGATCCACCTGGTTGGCGACATCCACCAGCCGCTGAACTGCGGCGACAACGGCACCAACCGAGGTAACGACATCAAGGCGACGGTGGATGGCAAGGACACGACGCTGTACGCGCTCTGGGAAACCGCCATCGTCCCGGTCATGGGGTCCGACCCGACCGCTCTGGCGACCAGGTTCAGGAAGAACATCACACTCCAGCTGCGCAAGAGCTGGTTCACGGGCAGCGTGCGCGACTGGTGCTGGGAATCGGCGCAGGTCGCCAAGACCGGTGCCTATGACGATCTGCGCGGCGCGGCCACCGACAATGGCAGGATCATCATCTCGGGCGACTATCCGTACGAGAAAGCGAACATCGCCTCCACCCAGATGAAGAAGGCCGGCGTCCGCCTGTCCGGTCTGATCAACCAGGCCCTGAAGTAG
- a CDS encoding thermonuclease family protein, with amino-acid sequence MQLSSFFAALLLATVMVARPGIAAAFATLPADATTGTGQARVVSVTDGDTLVLDNGVTVRLVGLQAPKLPLDRPNFREWPLAREAKRALEELVLNKRLTLHPATTPTDRWQRTLAHLSRDDGLWVQGEMLRLGWARMYTFPDNRMLASSMRGLEREARAARRGIWRHPYYAVLTPAGAIKALNTFQLVEGKVVDAAEVKGRVYLNFGEDWKTDFTIMVPAKVKRALARQGDDPVSLEGRTVRVRGWLKSYNGPMVELTHPEQLEVLDGGSDQRR; translated from the coding sequence ATGCAACTCAGTTCTTTCTTCGCGGCACTCCTGCTCGCAACCGTCATGGTCGCACGGCCAGGGATCGCCGCGGCCTTCGCCACCCTGCCGGCGGATGCGACGACGGGAACTGGACAGGCGCGCGTCGTGTCGGTCACCGACGGCGATACCCTGGTTCTCGACAATGGCGTGACGGTTCGTCTGGTCGGCCTTCAGGCCCCGAAGCTGCCGCTCGATCGTCCCAACTTCAGGGAATGGCCGCTGGCCCGAGAAGCAAAACGCGCGCTCGAGGAACTGGTCCTCAACAAACGCCTGACCCTGCATCCCGCAACCACGCCGACGGACCGCTGGCAGCGCACGCTGGCACACCTCAGCCGCGATGACGGTCTGTGGGTTCAGGGCGAGATGCTGCGGCTGGGCTGGGCCCGCATGTATACCTTCCCGGACAATCGCATGCTGGCATCGTCCATGCGAGGCCTCGAGCGCGAGGCGCGCGCCGCCCGGCGCGGCATCTGGCGGCATCCCTATTACGCGGTGCTGACGCCAGCGGGCGCGATCAAGGCGCTCAACACCTTTCAGCTCGTGGAAGGCAAGGTCGTCGACGCGGCGGAGGTCAAGGGCCGTGTCTACCTGAACTTCGGCGAGGACTGGAAGACCGATTTCACCATCATGGTGCCGGCCAAGGTCAAGCGCGCGCTTGCCAGACAAGGCGACGACCCCGTGTCGCTCGAGGGCAGGACCGTCCGGGTGCGCGGGTGGCTCAAGAGCTACAACGGCCCGATGGTCGAGCTCACTCATCCCGAACAACTGGAAGTGTTGGACGGCGGGTCTGACCAGCGCCGATAA
- a CDS encoding RNA polymerase factor sigma-32 — MDLNPQRIDQRLVKAATDARLLGKEEEFDLARRWRDDHDHAALQQLMGAYLRLVISMASKYRHYGLPANDLVQEGCLGLIQAADRFEPERDIRFSTYASWWIRSAIQDYVLRNWSIVRTGTTAAQKKLFFNLRRLRSLIGQSTGNDSAAPISAETRQRIATQLGVKQQEVDYMEARLTGGDQSVNAPVGEEGDNEWQDYIADDRAIPEDAVMTAHDTQIRLGWLKQAMETLTEREKLIIQERRLGEESVTLAVLGDQLGISKERVRQIEHQALGKLRKALLRLVGGDPHRVGLIPST; from the coding sequence ATGGATCTGAATCCACAGCGTATCGACCAAAGGCTGGTCAAGGCAGCCACGGATGCCCGTCTCCTGGGAAAAGAGGAGGAATTCGATCTGGCCCGTCGGTGGCGGGACGATCACGATCACGCCGCCTTGCAGCAGCTGATGGGTGCTTATCTACGTCTCGTCATCAGCATGGCGAGCAAATATCGTCATTATGGGCTGCCCGCGAACGATCTCGTGCAGGAAGGCTGCCTCGGACTCATCCAGGCCGCCGACCGTTTCGAACCGGAACGGGACATCCGCTTCTCGACCTATGCCAGCTGGTGGATCAGGTCGGCCATCCAGGATTACGTCCTGCGCAACTGGTCGATCGTCCGGACCGGCACCACCGCCGCGCAGAAGAAGTTGTTCTTCAACCTGCGCCGGCTGCGGAGCCTGATCGGACAGAGCACGGGCAATGACAGCGCCGCGCCGATTTCCGCGGAAACACGCCAGCGGATCGCCACCCAACTGGGCGTGAAGCAGCAGGAAGTCGATTACATGGAAGCGCGCCTCACCGGCGGCGACCAGTCGGTCAACGCGCCTGTCGGCGAGGAAGGCGACAACGAATGGCAGGACTATATCGCGGACGACCGGGCGATTCCGGAAGACGCGGTGATGACCGCCCATGACACGCAGATCCGTCTCGGCTGGCTGAAGCAGGCCATGGAGACGCTGACCGAGCGCGAGAAGCTGATCATCCAGGAACGCCGCCTGGGTGAAGAGTCGGTAACGCTCGCCGTGCTGGGAGACCAGCTGGGCATCAGCAAGGAGCGTGTCCGCCAGATCGAGCATCAGGCGCTGGGCAAGCTGCGCAAGGCGTTGCTGCGGCTCGTCGGCGGCGACCCGCACAGGGTCGGACTGATCCCGTCGACATAA
- a CDS encoding CarD family transcriptional regulator codes for MTTKKLDASKKKFRKGEHIVYPAHGVGRIVSIDKETIAGTELELYVIEFDKEKMTLRVPIAKVDQLQMRSLASPDIMKTALTTLRGRARVKRTMWSRRAQEYEAKINSGDPVSIAEVVRDLHRADDQPEQSYSERQIYESALGRLAREVAAVEKIDERSAIEKLEKTLKAA; via the coding sequence ATGACCACCAAGAAGCTGGATGCGTCGAAGAAGAAGTTCCGCAAGGGCGAGCATATCGTCTATCCGGCGCATGGCGTCGGCCGGATCGTTTCCATCGACAAGGAAACCATCGCGGGCACGGAACTGGAACTATACGTCATTGAATTCGATAAGGAAAAGATGACGCTGCGGGTTCCGATCGCGAAAGTTGACCAGTTGCAGATGCGCAGTCTCGCATCGCCCGACATCATGAAGACGGCCCTCACCACGCTGCGCGGCCGTGCCCGCGTCAAGCGGACCATGTGGAGCCGCCGCGCGCAGGAATACGAAGCCAAGATCAATTCGGGCGATCCCGTGTCCATTGCCGAAGTCGTGCGCGATCTGCACCGCGCGGACGACCAGCCGGAGCAATCCTACAGCGAACGCCAGATTTATGAATCGGCCCTTGGCCGTCTGGCTCGCGAGGTTGCCGCGGTTGAAAAGATCGACGAGCGTTCGGCGATCGAGAAACTGGAAAAGACACTCAAGGCGGCATAA
- the fdxA gene encoding ferredoxin FdxA — translation MAYVVTEACIKCKYTDCVEVCPVDCFYEGENMLVINPDECIDCGVCEPECPAEAIMPDTEDGIDQWVELNAKYSKEWPNLTEKKEALPDADDAKGESDKFEKYFSSNPGA, via the coding sequence ATGGCTTACGTCGTGACCGAAGCTTGCATCAAGTGCAAGTACACTGACTGCGTTGAAGTGTGCCCGGTGGACTGCTTCTACGAAGGGGAAAACATGCTCGTCATCAATCCCGACGAGTGCATCGACTGCGGGGTTTGCGAACCCGAGTGCCCGGCCGAGGCGATCATGCCGGACACGGAAGACGGCATCGACCAGTGGGTCGAGCTGAACGCCAAATATTCCAAGGAATGGCCCAACCTGACTGAAAAGAAAGAGGCCCTTCCCGACGCCGACGACGCCAAGGGCGAGAGTGACAAGTTCGAGAAGTATTTTTCGTCGAATCCCGGCGCCTGA
- a CDS encoding TerB family tellurite resistance protein — protein MIDALKALFTAAPRSVVPHSQDIHVAAAVLLVDAACMDGEFNDAERETVTTILQRHFGLTSEAATNLVTMAEAKQDKASDLNRYTLTVKSEFSEAQRVELVELLWEVVYADGELHAYEANLLRRIAGLLYVSDRERGEARKRVLSRLGVSE, from the coding sequence ATGATCGACGCCCTCAAAGCCCTCTTCACCGCGGCGCCGCGCAGCGTCGTTCCGCACAGCCAGGACATTCACGTCGCCGCCGCCGTCCTGCTGGTTGATGCCGCCTGCATGGATGGCGAGTTCAACGACGCCGAGCGCGAGACGGTCACGACGATTCTGCAGCGCCATTTCGGACTGACTTCGGAGGCCGCCACGAACCTTGTCACTATGGCCGAGGCCAAGCAGGACAAGGCGAGCGATCTCAACCGCTACACCCTTACGGTCAAGAGTGAATTCAGCGAAGCGCAGCGCGTGGAACTCGTTGAACTGCTTTGGGAAGTGGTGTATGCGGACGGCGAACTACACGCCTATGAAGCAAATCTGTTGCGCCGAATCGCGGGGTTGCTCTACGTTTCCGACCGTGAACGAGGGGAAGCGCGCAAGCGGGTGCTCAGCCGGCTGGGCGTGTCAGAATAA
- a CDS encoding RNA-binding S4 domain-containing protein — protein MHEMALRVDKWLWYARFYKSRSLAAKHIQAGDIRVNRQRISKASAILRIGDVLTFAQGDLIRVIEVVALGERRGPAPEARALYHDLAPSAGCAMGGNLTVPMGAAE, from the coding sequence ATGCACGAGATGGCCCTGCGCGTCGATAAATGGCTCTGGTACGCACGCTTCTACAAGAGTCGATCCCTGGCCGCAAAACACATCCAGGCCGGCGACATCAGGGTCAACCGACAGCGTATATCGAAGGCGAGCGCCATCCTGAGGATCGGCGACGTCCTTACCTTCGCGCAGGGTGACCTGATCCGGGTGATCGAGGTCGTCGCCCTGGGTGAGCGGCGGGGGCCGGCCCCGGAAGCACGGGCGCTTTACCATGATCTGGCGCCGTCCGCCGGCTGCGCCATGGGCGGCAACCTTACGGTACCGATGGGCGCCGCGGAATGA
- a CDS encoding helicase-related protein, whose translation MKNDQDDRRLVAVLGPTNTGKTHFAIERMLGHSSGMIGLPLRLLAREVYDKICAMRGPAHVALVTGEEKIVPRHPSYWVCTVESMPLDKDVAFLAIDEIQLCADEERGHTFTDRLLHARGREETMFMGAESMARMVRRLLPDCEIINRTRFSHLTYAGSKKLTRLPRRSAIVAFTARDVYSIAELIRRRKGGAAIVMGALSPRTRNAQVEMYQNGEVDYIVATDAIGMGLNMAINHVAFASLTKFDGIRHRSLLPQEVAQIAGRAGRHMNDGTFGVLSDAGGDFGGRDPMMEPEIIEAVEQHRFTPIEKLQWRNAAFDYASLPRLIASLEKPPSIAGLLRARESEDLAVLKALAGDEEIRSAATHRAAISRLWEVCQVPDFRKTMADEHAQLVKKLFLHLMEENGKLPEDWIASQVKRLDRTDGDIDTLATRIAHTRTWTYIANRPDWMNDPAHWRGETRKIEDRLSDALHEQLTLRFVDKRSAMLMKRMQSDERLFAAVDPQSDVLVEGHYVGRLNGLVFDVDETARGAEGNVLLNAASRALRREVAGRVQRIRDGADTAFSLTPETGDISFAGGVIGRLSKGGTPLSPRVEVIAGDFLEAAERTAVAARLSTWCETHLRRAMAPLFRLKDALDASDKNTGEALTGLARGIAFRLVEALGTMPRDAAAEDIRKLAPRERWQLRSLGVKFGEASIFIPAVLKPGVTRHRLMCWRVFNRLRDVPQPPAPGLTSLVAAQVPDGFYEMAGYRVIAGRAVRLDMLEKVAEAARTRHEAGALKADRDLTAFVGCRGEAFNAILASLGYRGQAADDGEIIFVRQRKEHRKHTLKATRQMRERDEHSPFAGLKALKTALGTG comes from the coding sequence ATGAAGAACGATCAGGACGATAGGCGCCTGGTCGCCGTCCTCGGTCCCACTAACACTGGCAAGACTCACTTCGCGATCGAACGCATGCTGGGGCATAGCTCCGGCATGATCGGCCTGCCGCTGCGCCTGCTGGCGCGGGAAGTCTATGACAAGATCTGCGCCATGCGCGGGCCCGCCCATGTGGCGCTGGTGACCGGCGAGGAAAAGATCGTCCCGCGCCATCCGTCCTACTGGGTCTGCACCGTCGAGAGCATGCCGCTGGACAAGGACGTGGCGTTTCTCGCTATCGATGAAATCCAGCTGTGCGCCGACGAGGAGCGCGGCCACACCTTCACCGACCGCCTGCTGCACGCGCGAGGCCGCGAGGAAACCATGTTCATGGGCGCCGAGAGCATGGCCCGCATGGTGCGTCGGCTGCTGCCCGATTGCGAGATCATCAACCGCACGCGGTTTTCCCATCTCACCTATGCCGGCTCGAAGAAGCTGACCCGCCTGCCCCGCCGCAGCGCCATCGTCGCCTTCACCGCGCGGGACGTCTATTCCATCGCCGAGCTGATCCGCCGGCGCAAGGGCGGCGCCGCCATCGTCATGGGTGCGCTGTCGCCGCGGACCCGCAACGCCCAGGTCGAGATGTACCAGAATGGCGAGGTGGACTATATCGTCGCCACCGATGCCATCGGCATGGGCCTCAACATGGCGATCAACCATGTGGCGTTCGCCTCGCTGACCAAGTTCGACGGCATCCGCCACCGCAGCTTGCTGCCACAGGAAGTCGCCCAGATCGCTGGCCGCGCCGGACGCCACATGAATGACGGCACCTTCGGCGTGCTCAGCGACGCGGGCGGCGACTTCGGCGGCCGCGACCCGATGATGGAGCCCGAAATCATCGAGGCCGTCGAACAGCATCGGTTCACGCCGATCGAGAAGCTGCAATGGCGCAACGCCGCCTTCGACTACGCCTCGCTGCCACGGCTGATCGCCAGCCTGGAAAAGCCTCCCAGCATCGCCGGGCTGCTGCGGGCGCGCGAGAGCGAGGATCTCGCCGTGCTGAAGGCGCTGGCAGGCGACGAGGAGATCCGGAGCGCCGCGACTCATCGCGCGGCCATCTCCCGCCTCTGGGAAGTCTGCCAGGTACCGGATTTCCGCAAGACCATGGCGGACGAACACGCGCAGCTGGTCAAGAAGCTGTTCCTGCATCTGATGGAAGAGAACGGCAAGCTGCCCGAGGACTGGATCGCGTCGCAGGTCAAGCGGTTGGACCGGACCGACGGCGACATCGACACGCTCGCGACCCGCATCGCGCACACACGCACCTGGACCTATATCGCCAACCGGCCGGACTGGATGAACGATCCGGCTCACTGGCGCGGCGAGACCCGCAAGATCGAGGACCGGCTCTCGGACGCGCTGCATGAACAGCTGACCCTGCGGTTCGTGGACAAGCGCTCGGCCATGCTGATGAAGCGCATGCAGTCGGACGAGAGGCTGTTCGCGGCGGTCGATCCCCAGAGCGATGTGCTGGTGGAAGGCCATTATGTCGGGCGGCTCAACGGCCTGGTATTCGACGTGGACGAGACAGCGCGCGGCGCCGAGGGCAATGTGTTGCTCAACGCCGCCAGCCGGGCACTGCGCCGTGAAGTGGCCGGACGGGTCCAGCGTATCCGTGACGGCGCCGATACGGCATTCAGCCTGACGCCAGAAACCGGCGACATTTCGTTCGCCGGCGGGGTGATCGGACGCCTGAGCAAGGGCGGAACGCCGCTGAGCCCGCGCGTCGAGGTGATCGCCGGCGACTTTCTGGAAGCGGCTGAACGCACCGCTGTCGCCGCCAGGCTGTCCACATGGTGCGAAACACATCTGCGGCGTGCGATGGCGCCGTTGTTCCGGCTGAAGGACGCGCTGGATGCGTCCGACAAGAACACGGGCGAGGCCCTCACCGGGCTGGCACGCGGCATCGCCTTCCGCCTCGTGGAGGCGCTCGGCACCATGCCGCGCGATGCCGCGGCCGAGGACATCCGGAAGCTTGCGCCGCGGGAGCGCTGGCAGCTGCGGTCGCTGGGCGTGAAATTCGGCGAAGCCAGCATTTTCATTCCCGCGGTGCTGAAGCCCGGCGTCACCCGCCACCGTCTGATGTGCTGGCGGGTGTTCAATCGGCTGCGCGACGTGCCGCAACCGCCCGCGCCGGGCCTCACATCGCTGGTCGCCGCGCAGGTCCCGGACGGCTTCTATGAAATGGCGGGCTACCGGGTCATCGCGGGGCGGGCCGTGCGGCTCGACATGCTCGAGAAGGTGGCCGAAGCCGCACGGACTCGTCACGAGGCCGGCGCGCTGAAGGCCGACCGCGACCTGACCGCGTTCGTCGGCTGCCGGGGCGAGGCGTTCAACGCCATCCTTGCCTCCCTGGGCTATCGAGGCCAGGCGGCCGATGACGGCGAGATCATCTTCGTGCGGCAGCGCAAAGAGCACCGCAAACATACCCTCAAGGCGACACGGCAGATGCGTGAGCGCGACGAGCATTCGCCATTCGCCGGATTGAAGGCACTTAAAACCGCACTCGGGACAGGCTAG
- a CDS encoding type II toxin-antitoxin system death-on-curing family toxin yields MTDYLTVADILAIHDDQIERYGGSHGIRDMGALESALFRPQTGYYADLVEEAAALWESLAQNHPFIDGNKRVAFAGTYVFLAVNGLTIEADPLKAYEFINGLYENRDFRFEHLVIWLRAHTA; encoded by the coding sequence ATGACCGACTATCTCACGGTCGCCGACATTCTGGCGATCCATGACGATCAGATCGAACGATATGGCGGCTCGCATGGCATCAGGGACATGGGCGCGCTTGAGTCCGCCCTGTTCCGCCCCCAAACGGGTTACTACGCCGACCTTGTCGAGGAAGCAGCCGCCCTATGGGAAAGCCTCGCACAGAATCACCCGTTCATAGACGGTAACAAGCGCGTCGCGTTCGCGGGAACCTACGTGTTCCTCGCCGTCAATGGTCTGACCATCGAGGCGGATCCGTTGAAGGCATACGAGTTTATCAACGGCCTCTATGAAAACCGCGACTTCCGCTTCGAACATCTTGTCATATGGCTTCGCGCGCACACCGCATAG
- a CDS encoding NADH:flavin oxidoreductase/NADH oxidase family protein has translation MTVTLGTPLDLPCGITLPNRLCKAAMTEGLADPQLRATSKHAVLYKRWAEGGIGLSLTGNVQIDRNHLERPGNVAIDGNGGLDELKAYAEAGRTGGTELWMQINHPGRQEPASISARPRAPSDVRLGSSEAAFGTPIPLTHDEIVDIIRRFAHVAETAKATGFTGVQIHAAHGYLLSNFLSPVVNRRTDQWGGPIENRARLLLDIVRTVREATGRHFGISVKLNSSDFQQGAFTLDECRQVVGWLGEAGIDLLEVSGGTYEQPAMVGQKGSARTWQDPLKESSRAREAYFVEYAKAIRPAATMPLMVTGGFRTREAMESALNDGSLDVVGIARPLCGDTECPGQLIRGEIDALPAYEHTLVVREEEAPDLSPSHRSLLQQHGQQGWFCVNIIRMGEGKEPALDMGCLEAARAYDENEAATNERRKAALDMAPAE, from the coding sequence ATGACTGTCACGCTGGGAACGCCGCTCGATCTACCATGCGGCATTACGCTGCCCAATCGCCTGTGCAAGGCGGCGATGACCGAGGGTCTGGCCGATCCGCAATTGCGGGCGACCAGCAAGCATGCGGTCCTTTACAAGCGGTGGGCCGAAGGCGGCATAGGCCTGTCGCTGACCGGCAACGTGCAGATCGACCGCAACCACCTAGAGCGTCCCGGCAACGTGGCGATCGACGGCAATGGCGGCCTCGACGAACTGAAGGCCTATGCCGAGGCGGGCAGGACCGGCGGCACCGAGCTGTGGATGCAGATCAATCATCCCGGCCGGCAGGAGCCGGCCTCGATCAGCGCCCGGCCGCGCGCGCCGTCCGATGTTCGGCTCGGCTCCAGCGAAGCGGCGTTCGGCACGCCCATTCCGCTGACCCATGACGAGATCGTCGATATCATCCGCCGCTTCGCCCATGTGGCCGAGACGGCCAAGGCGACCGGCTTTACCGGCGTGCAGATCCATGCCGCCCACGGCTATCTCCTGAGCAACTTCCTGTCGCCCGTGGTCAACCGCCGGACCGATCAGTGGGGCGGTCCCATCGAGAACCGCGCCCGGCTGCTGCTCGACATCGTCCGCACGGTCCGCGAGGCGACCGGCAGGCATTTCGGCATTTCGGTGAAGCTGAACTCGTCGGATTTCCAGCAGGGCGCGTTCACGCTGGATGAATGCCGTCAGGTCGTCGGCTGGCTGGGCGAGGCGGGCATCGACCTGCTCGAGGTCTCAGGCGGTACCTATGAACAGCCCGCCATGGTCGGACAGAAGGGCAGCGCCAGGACCTGGCAGGACCCGCTGAAGGAATCGTCCCGCGCCCGCGAGGCCTATTTCGTCGAATACGCCAAGGCGATCCGTCCCGCGGCGACCATGCCGCTGATGGTGACCGGCGGCTTCCGGACCCGCGAGGCCATGGAATCCGCGCTCAATGATGGCTCGCTCGACGTGGTCGGCATCGCCCGGCCGCTGTGCGGCGACACGGAGTGCCCTGGCCAGCTGATCCGGGGCGAGATCGACGCGCTGCCCGCCTATGAGCACACACTGGTCGTGCGCGAGGAAGAGGCGCCCGATCTCAGCCCCTCGCACCGGTCCCTGCTGCAGCAGCATGGCCAGCAGGGCTGGTTCTGCGTCAACATCATCCGCATGGGTGAAGGCAAGGAACCGGCGCTGGACATGGGCTGCCTCGAGGCCGCCCGCGCTTATGACGAAAACGAGGCCGCGACCAATGAGCGGCGCAAGGCCGCGCTCGATATGGCGCCTGCCGAATAG